The following nucleotide sequence is from Phycisphaera sp..
CTTCCAGCGCCTCGTTGCGATGATCCGCAAGCGATTGTCTGACGACGCGGGCGACAACCGCGCCGCGCAGCGGGATATCGACGCGGCCGTGCGGCAGGTCCTGGGCGGCACGGTCGACGCGGGCGAGGTCATCGACCTGTTCGAGGCCGCCGGGCTCGACTCGGCCCGGCTGGACATCCTGGGCGACGAGTTCCTCAAGCGCGTGGCCGCGCTCGAGCAAAAGAACCTGGCGCTCGAGACCCTGCGCAAGCTATTGAACGACCAGATCCGCATCACCGAGCGGACCAACCTCGTCCGCAGCAAGAAGTTCCGCGAGGCGCTCGAAGACGCGATGCTCAAGTACACCAACAAGGCCATCACCACCGCCGAGATGATCGCGCGGCTGCTGGACATGGCCCAGGCCATCCGCGAGCTGAGCGAGCAGGACCGCAAGACCAGCTACAGCGAGGAAGAGATCGCCTTCTACGACGCCCTGGCCGAGAACGGCAGCGCCAAGCAGGTCATGAAGATCGACGACCTGCGCCTGATGGCCCGCGAGCTTTCCGAGATGGTCAAGAAGATGCCCAAGCTCGACTGGACCCAGCGCGAGAGCGTCCGCGCCGGCCTGCGCCGCAGCGTGCGTCGGCTGCTGGCCAAGTACGGCTACCCGCCCGACCTGAGCGAGGACGCCACGCGGCTGGTCTTGAGACAAGCAGAACTCTCGACGGAGCATGGCGTCGAGTGATCGCTGCTACGTCGAACTCGTAGTTAGGCATTTTCTCCACATCGCTCTCTGACGTGACCAGTCCGTCACCTGAGTGATCGCCCTCGTGTGTCGCTCGGTGACCGGATCCCGTCCCTCCGCCACGACCGGCAGAAACAGGACCTCTTCCTGGATATCAGGCGCTAGGTGCAGCAGATTCATGATCTGCGTCATCCGCGGTTGCGTAACTCGAGCGAGATGGGCCAGCTCGGTCAGGTTGTCGACTACACCGTCGCGGAGAAGACCGTCATAGCGGATCGCAAGGGCCATGAGGCGTGACACCCGCGGCACTCGGCCAACCGGGGCGTCTGGGGCCCCGCCACTGGCCAGAGGGGTACTCCCCGGATCATGATCTGGCTCAAGCGATGAGCCGACGACGGCCCGCTTGCGGTGCCCCTTGACGGCGAAGTGGATCTGGCGGGTCACCGTGGTCATGCCGCGTCTCCGAGTATGCGGTCGATGAGGGCACGGATGCTCGTTGGGCGGAACGTTACCGAGACGCTCTGGGCCTCGGCGTCGTACTCCACCACGCTGATCAGCAGTCGCAGCAGCCGGGCCTGCTCGCGAGGGATCAGATTCTGCCAAAGTAGTTCGAAGTCGGCGAATGCCGCCGATGCCTCCTCCGGGCCGATGCTCTCTCGCCCGAGCTCGGCGAGCCGCTCTTCGACCGCGGGCAATCGGTTCTGGGCATCGCTCAGACGCTCGTGGAGTTCTGCAATGCGTGCGGAGACCTCCGTGGTGGCGGCGCCGTCGGAGGCCAGCCGTCGAAGCTCGCGATCGTGCTGGGAGAGCTCCCGTCTCAGCCCATCACGTTCGGCTTTGGCCGCTTCAATGTCAGCCCCCACCGCGGTTTGGGCATCGGCCAGCACTCGCACAAGCAGATCCCGGTCGTTGGCTAACCCACGGATCTCGTCGATGACGACCCGCTCGATTTCTGCTGCCGGCAATGTCCCGGAAGGACATGAGCCCGCCCCACGCTTCATGGCCCGAACGCAGCGGTAGTAGCGGTACGACTTTCCGTTGCGGCCGCCGGTAAAGGTGTGGGACATCGAGTGATCGCAGCACTTGCACCGAAGCAGGCCTCGGAGCAGCGCACCATACTTGTTGCGCACCTCGACCCCTCCGGTTCGGCCGTTGTGCTTCAGCAAGGCCTGAACCCGATCGAACACCTCGCGGTCGATGATGGGCTCGTGCTCGCCGTCGTACACATCCCCCTTGTGGCAAATCTTGCCAACGAACACGGGGTTGGTCAGCAGTACATACAACGTGGCCTTGTCGAAGGGTCGGCCGCCGAGGTGTTTGCCTTTCTTTGTGATGCGTCGCTTGTTGGGCCACTGGCGATGGGCGAGCTCGCTGGCCACCGTGAGCAAAGACTCCTTGGCCAAGTACAACTTGAAGATCTCGCGGACTCTGGCCGCCTCCTTTGCGTTGATCACTAGCCGCGGGCTTGGACCGGACCGATCGACGTCGTAGCCCAGAACCGGCACGCCACCCGCCCACTTACCCCTGCGCTTCTGGGCCGCGATCTTGTCGCGGATGCGCTCTCCGATGATCTCACGCTCGAACTGGGCGAAGGACAGCAGGATGTTCAGCGTCAGTCGTCCCATCGAGCTGGTGGTGTTGAACTGCTGCGTCACCGAAACGAACGAGACGCCATTGCGATCAAACGTTTCCACGATCCGGCTGAAGTCCATGAGAGATCGGCTTAGGCGATCGACCTTGTACACCACGACACAATCGATCTTGCCCGCTTCCACATCTCGGAGAAGCCGGTCGAGCGCCGGCCGCTCCATGCTGCCACCAGAGAATCCGCCATCGTCGTAGCGGTCGGGCAGACACGTCCAGCCCTCGGCCTTCTGGCTGGCAACGAACGCCTCGGCGCTCTCCCGCTGGGCGTCGAGCGAGTTGAATTCCTGGTCTAACCCCTCCTCGCTGCTCTTTCGGGTGTAGATGGCGCATCGCACCCCTGGCCTTGGCTTGCCAGCCCCCGCGTCGCTCTTCTGACGAGAAGTTCTCATGGCTTGCCTCCGAGGCGGAAGAATCGGAAGCCGTTGATGTGGCTTCCAGTTACGTGCTTTGCCACGGCGGTTAGCGTGCGGAAGCGGTCGCCGTCGTACTCGAATCCCTGACCCTCGGGCAGCACCAGCACTCGGATCGTGCGGCTCTTGTACTCGCGCACGATGACTGATCCTGGCTCCGGTATCCTC
It contains:
- a CDS encoding recombinase family protein produces the protein MRTSRQKSDAGAGKPRPGVRCAIYTRKSSEEGLDQEFNSLDAQRESAEAFVASQKAEGWTCLPDRYDDGGFSGGSMERPALDRLLRDVEAGKIDCVVVYKVDRLSRSLMDFSRIVETFDRNGVSFVSVTQQFNTTSSMGRLTLNILLSFAQFEREIIGERIRDKIAAQKRRGKWAGGVPVLGYDVDRSGPSPRLVINAKEAARVREIFKLYLAKESLLTVASELAHRQWPNKRRITKKGKHLGGRPFDKATLYVLLTNPVFVGKICHKGDVYDGEHEPIIDREVFDRVQALLKHNGRTGGVEVRNKYGALLRGLLRCKCCDHSMSHTFTGGRNGKSYRYYRCVRAMKRGAGSCPSGTLPAAEIERVVIDEIRGLANDRDLLVRVLADAQTAVGADIEAAKAERDGLRRELSQHDRELRRLASDGAATTEVSARIAELHERLSDAQNRLPAVEERLAELGRESIGPEEASAAFADFELLWQNLIPREQARLLRLLISVVEYDAEAQSVSVTFRPTSIRALIDRILGDAA